Proteins found in one Salvia splendens isolate huo1 chromosome 10, SspV2, whole genome shotgun sequence genomic segment:
- the LOC121751904 gene encoding uncharacterized protein LOC121751904 has translation MSPASRSKSKDKKPGKEPPKGSSKPSGQVSTNGGIPSSGYNPLLGTFHTFEAPPVPSTSSLHVNSRFRNIDDTDDQNGNTSVTGVEYDSVSNNGSWSGESEDHKDKASRPTSRQDSVPGADNDKREKIRQKNERKHQRQKERRAQELHERCSGYLMSRKLEALAQQLVSMGFSHERATMALILNEGKVEESVAWLFEGGEEDKPMEHNLDSGGNLKIDLSEELARITDMESRYKASKQEVERAIVTFEGDLEKAEEMLKTQKQELPDIPSKPEETGDPPTIANGKLAIATSHNAMRVQAKPTSSSITLQKRDEKDFNYTKNPVTVGAPMDPGMKSMQVLKKIPPKIDWTKPQQIAGPADKRWPGSGPNPSASCSLASPLQASAPPVKMEARSLAVGNGLKNLQLGSVREPVIVMQRPQSVNSKQAPPTSSISSSPPGTAMGWYPNNVDVGKPNGLVPPRSISPGGVGSNLMYNPGHYQSQTQFSSMDPQGSTRGNGSWNKGGASPTLSAASSLGLFSGLGASGSSGSSSPVDWSTGSSMLQCDYTNIDWSLDPGPRLNGLWNGTNYSLQNNTTHTLDTFGYGMGVKSAIRPAVSGGNGASSIQEATEPNAAGSGGSWEWTSPFEERDLFSLPRQFVSSPTL, from the coding sequence ATGTCTCCTGCATCTAGATCTAAATCCAAAGACAAAAAGCCTGGCAAGGAACCTCCAAAGGGTTCTTCAAAGCCTTCAGGACAGGTTAGCACCAACGGTGGGATCCCATCAAGTGGTTACAATCCTCTATTGGGAACTTTCCATACATTTGAGGCTCCACCAGTGCCTTCTACCAGTTCACTTCATGTTAATAGCCGTTTTCGTAATATAGACGATACGGATGATCAGAACGGGAATACATCTGTAACTGGCGTTGAGTATGACTCTGTTTCCAATAATGGCAGTTGGTCCGGTGAGTCAGAAgaccataaagacaaagcatctcgGCCCACATCAAGGCAGGACTCAGTACCTGGGGCTGATAATgacaaaagagaaaaaatacgCCAGAAAAATGAGAGGAAACATCAGCGGCAAAAGGAGAGACGAGCTCAAGAACTACATGAGCGCTGCAGTGGTTATCTCATGTCGAGAAAGCTCGAAGCACTTGCTCAACAGCTTGTTTCCATGGGTTTCTCTCATGAACGGGCTACAATGGCTCTCATACTAAATGAAGGTAAAGTAGAGGAATCAGTAGCGTGGCTTTTTGAAGGAGGTGAAGAAGACAAGCCTATGGAACATAATCTTGATAGTGGGGGGAATTTGAAAATTGACTTATCAGAAGAACTTGCACGAATTACTGACATGGAGTCAAGGTATAAGGCCTCGAAGCAGGAGGTGGAAAGGGCTATTGTTACTTTTGAGGGTGACCTTGAGAAGGCTGAAGAAATGTTGAAAACGCAGAAACAAGAGCTTCCTGATATCCCTTCCAAGCCCGAAGAAACTGGTGATCCTCCAACTATAGCCAATGGCAAGCTAGCTATTGCAACGAGTCACAATGCAATGAGAGTACAGGCCAAACCGACTTCATCTTCTATCACACTACAAAAAAGGGATGAAAAAGATTTCAACTATACCAAAAATCCAGTGACAGTAGGGGCTCCCATGGATCCTGGGATGAAAAGTATGCAGGTGTTAAAGAAGATTCCACCTAAAATAGATTGGACCAAGCCACAGCAGATTGCTGGACCTGCAGATAAAAGGTGGCCTGGTTCAGGACCCAATCCTTCAGCCTCTTGTTCGCTAGCCTCGCCTTTGCAGGCGTCGGCACCTCCAGTCAAGATGGAAGCACGTTCTCTTGCTGTGGGAAATGGATTGAAGAATTTGCAGCTTGGGTCTGTGAGAGAACCAGTCATTGTTATGCAGCGGCCCCAATCTGTCAACTCAAAGCAGGCTCCTCCCACCTCAAGTATCAGCTCATCTCCTCCCGGAACGGCTATGGGTTGGTATCCTAACAATGTTGACGTGGGGAAGCCCAATGGGTTGGTACCACCTAGAAGCATTAGTCCTGGTGGTGTTGGATCAAATCTAATGTACAACCCAGGGCATTACCAGTCACAGACGCAGTTTAGCTCGATGGATCCCCAGGGGAGCACGAGAGGAAATGGTTCGTGGAATAAAGGTGGTGCCTCACCAACACTTTCGGCTGCTTCATCCCTTGGACTATTCTCAGGGCTGGGTGCAAGTGGCTCATCGGGGTCTTCGTCTCCGGTGGACTGGAGCACAGGAAGCTCGATGTTACAATGTGATTATACCAACATAGATTGGAGTCTAGATCCTGGGCCCCGGCTGAATGGGTTGTGGAATGGTACAAACTACTCTTTGCAGAACAATACGACGCATACATTGGATACATTTGGTTATGGAATGGGTGTCAAGTCCGCGATCAGACCGGCTGTATCTGGTGGGAACGGGGCATCATCAATTCAGGAGGCGACAGAACCGAATGCAGCTGGTAGCGGTGGTTCTTGGGAGTGGACTTCTCCGTTTGAAGAGAGAGACCTTTTCAGTTTGCCCAGACAGTTTGTTTCTTCCCCTACGCTATAA
- the LOC121751377 gene encoding THO complex subunit 7A-like, with product MLKGRKTAGRGETVAAHYAFGPLEDDIIIKHRLLTRTTTTRGEPPLKKLQKKFTAFAVEVEKDADNHGDCERLAKAFLQELNTFEIPLLKSKAIIDANVREKENFNELKNEINRQILLAQDDIEDLKKQLEESKIERQHKEECEAIRKLIAMQPPRSATQKTITELEQEIASLESENTSGSRTLELRKKQFSLLLHVVDELQNTIEEEQRSLMEEMRTAIDEPRTAFEDATGGPEAMALD from the exons ATGTTGAAAGGGAGGAAAACTGCTGGTAGGGGAGAGACTGTGGCCGCGCACTATGCTTTTGGCCCCCTTGAGGATGACATTATAATCAAGCATAGGCTTCTGACCCGCACAACTACAACGAGAGGCGAACCGCCTTTGAAGAAACTTCAGAAGAAGTTTACAGCCTTCGCAGTAGAGGTGGAAAAGGATGCTGATAATCATGGCGACTGTGAAAGACTTGCCAAAGCTTTCTTGCAGGAGCTGAACACTTTTGAAATTCCGCTGCTCAAGAGTAAAGCGATCATCGATGCAAAtgttagagagaaggagaaCTTTAACGAGTTAAAAAATGAGATAAATCGACAGATTTTGCTAGCACAGGATGATATAGAAGATTTGAAGAAACAGCTGGAGGAGAGCAAGATTGAGAGGCAGCACAAAGAGGAGTGTgaagctattaggaagttaaTTGCCATGCAGCCACCAAGATCAGCAACGCAGAAAACCATAACAGAACTTGAACAGGAGATTGCATCCCTGGAATCAGAAAACACTTCTGGCTCAAGGACACTAGAACTCCGCAAAAAGCAATTTTCGCTGCTGTTGCATGTG GTTGATGAATTACAAAACACCATTGAGGAAGAACAAAGGAGTTTAATGGAGGAAATGAGAACAGCAATCGATGAGCCTCGGACTGCGTTCGAAGATGCTACTGGGGGTCCTGAAGCTATGGCTCTTGATTAA
- the LOC121751376 gene encoding tyrosine-specific transport protein isoform X2, whose translation MIGAGILAIPAVTQESGFLASAVTCIICWIFMVTTGLLIAEVNVNTMRKLGSGGVSLVSMAMRTLGNAGVQVTCWSYIFIHYALLVAYVARSSEILTNFLGIPIWETATLFSILFGGLCYFGSQGIIGAVNGALVICIIASFVALVVVASGDLHWDFLLKANLEAAPKSIPIIALSFVYQNVVPVLCTNLEGDLSKVRTAIVGGTAIPLGLFLIWNAVILGIIPTPETGSDTFVDPLQLLRSTNEVVGPIVDVFSVLAIATSYIGFVLGLSNFLADLLKLENGENRALPYVLTLVPPLILSLLDPEIFFKALDFAGTYGVLVLFGVLPAAMSWSDRYSGSSETPTLVPGGKVTLSLVTAGSALVILTEILENLGQH comes from the exons ATG ATAGGTGCAGGAATACTTGCCATTCCTGCCGTGACACAAGAATCTGGATTCCTGGCATCTGCAGTAACCTGCATCATATGCTGGATTTTTATG GTCACCACTGGACTTCTCATTGCTGAAGTAAATGTGAATACGATGCGTAAGCTTGGTTCTGGTGGTGTTTCTTTG GTATCAATGGCCATGAGAACCCTTGGAAATGCTGGAGTGCAGGTTACCTG CTGGTCCTACATTTTCATCCACTATGCCCTCCTCGTTGCCTATGTGGCTCGTTCCTCAGAAATTCTGACAAATTTCCTCGGCATTCCAAT ATGGGAAACTGCGACACTGTTTTCAATTCTTTTTGGTGGTCTATGCTACTTTGGAAG CCAGGGTATTATTGGAGCAGTGAATGGTGCTCTAGTAATTTGCATTATAGCTTCTTTCGTCGCACTTGTG GTGGTGGCAAGTGGAGACTTACACTGGGATTTTCTTCTAAAAGCCAACTTAGAGGCTGCACCTAAAAGTATACCAATTATAGcactttcttttgtttatcag AATGTAGTTCCCGTTCTCTGTACCAATCTTGAAGGCGACTTATCAAAAGTAAG GACTGCGATTGTTGGGGGCACTGCTATTCCGCTAGGCTTATTTCTAATCTGGAACGCAGTCATTCTTGGTATCATTCCAACTCCTGAAACGGGATCAGATACTTTTGTCGATCCACTACAACTACTGCGCTCAACTAACGAGGTCGTTGGG CCTATAGTTGATGTGTTCTCGGTTCTTGCCATTGCAACTTCTTACATTGGTTTTGTTCTCGGCCTCTCCAACTTCCTTGCTGACT TGCTGAAACTCGAGAATGGGGAGAATAGGGCGCTACCGTATGTCCTTACTCTAGTCCCTCCGTTGATATTGTCTTTGCTAGATCCAGAGATATTTTTCAAAGCATTGGATTTCGCAGGGACTTATGGAG TGCTGGTGTTGTTTGGAGTCCTTCCAGCGGCAATGTCATGGTCGGATAGATACTCGGGGTCATCGGAGACTCCCACATTGGTTCCCGGAGGAAAAGTGACGCTCTCACTGGTAACAGCAGGATCAGCTCTCGTCATTCTCACTGAAATTCTTGAGAATTTGGGCCAACATTGA
- the LOC121751905 gene encoding 4-diphosphocytidyl-2-C-methyl-D-erythritol kinase, chloroplastic — protein MASSSHFLCSHASYNHKPHFNSFTNATLPQFSSFKPHGSSAFPKKIQSSRIKATASDSTTGRKQLEVVYDLENKLNKLADEVDREAGISRLTLFSPCKINVFLRITGKRADGFHDLASLFHVISLGDKIKFSLSPSKSMDRLSTNVPGVPLDERNLIIKALNLFRKKTGIDNHFWIHLDKKVPTGAGLGGGSSNAATALWAANQFSGCVASEKDLQEWSGEIGSDIPFFFSHGAAYCTGRGEVVKDISPPVPLDLPMVLIKPQEACPTGEVYKRLRVDQTSQIDPLVLLEKISKGGISQDVCVNDLEPPAFEVVPSLKRLKQRIAAAGRGQYDAVFMSGSGSTIVGVGSPDPPQFVYDDEEYKNVFLSEAKFITRAAGQWYSEPFSTDDESISFEKRVE, from the exons ATGGCTTCCTCCTCCCATTTCCTCTGTAGTCACGCTTCCTACAATCACAAACCACATTTCAATTCATTCACCAACGCCACCCTTCCTCAATTCTCATCCTTTAAGCCACATGGCTCCTCTGCTTTCCCCAAAAAGATCCAGTCTTCAAGAATCAAAGCCACGGCTTCTGATTCCACCACCGGCAGAAAACAGCTAGAG GTGGTATATGATCTTGAGAATAAGTTAAATAAGTTAGCTGATGAAGTGGATAGGGAAGCTGGGATTTCAAGACTCACTCTTTTTTCGCCTTGCAAG ATTAACGTTTTCCTAAGAATAACTGGCAAACGAGCTGATGGATTCCATGATTTGGCTTCTCTTTTTCAT GTTATCAGCCTAGGAGATAAAATAAAGTTCTCATTGTCCCCATCTAAATCAATGGACCGTTTGTCAACCAATGTGCCTGGAGTTCCTCTTGACGAGAGAAATTTG ATAATAAAGGCTCTTAATCTCTTCAGGAAAAAGACAGGGATTGACAACCACTTTTGG ATTCATCTTGACAAGAAGGTGCCGACGGGAGCTGGCCTTGGTGGTGGCAGCAGCAATGCTGCTACTGCTTTGTGGGCAGCAAATCAGTTTAGTGGTTGCGTTGCTAGTGAAAAGGATCTCCAGGAGTGGTCGGGTGAGATTGGCTCTGAtattcccttcttcttctctcatgGTGCTGCATATTGTACGGGTAGAGGAGAG GTTGTCAAAGATATTTCTCCACCTGTACCTCTTGATCTTCCTATGGTTCTCATCAAACCGCAAGAGGCATGCCCCACTGGTGAAGTTTACAAG CGTCTTCGGGTGGACCAGACTAGCCAAATTGATCCTTTGGTGTTGCTAGAGAAGATATCAAAGGGTGGAATCTCTCAGGATGTTTGTGTTAATGATCTTG AACCTCCTGCTTTTGAAGTTGTTCCATCACTAAAAAGACTGAAACAGCGCATAGCTGCAGCAGGTAGAGGGCAGTATGACGCGGTGTTCATGTCCGGAAG TGGGAGTACTATTGTGGGTGTGGGTTCTCCCGATCCACCTCAGTTTGTTTACGATGATGAAGAGTACAAAAACGTCTTTTTATCAG AGGCTAAGTTCATCACGAGGGCAGCTGGACAATGGTATTCGGAGCCTTTTTCAACCGATGATGAATCAATATCCTTTGAGAAGCGCGTGGAATAG
- the LOC121751376 gene encoding tyrosine-specific transport protein isoform X1, whose amino-acid sequence MLSSFSASSLPHIRKSSFLHGNPTLITKIKNPPFSVGISGAANLTHLFIDSSPGASLKRFSQQEKQQLLQQDGEEVHEFQRLFSNLNQATLKREPGSLSSSIFLVAGTTIGAGILAIPAVTQESGFLASAVTCIICWIFMVTTGLLIAEVNVNTMRKLGSGGVSLVSMAMRTLGNAGVQVTCWSYIFIHYALLVAYVARSSEILTNFLGIPIWETATLFSILFGGLCYFGSQGIIGAVNGALVICIIASFVALVVVASGDLHWDFLLKANLEAAPKSIPIIALSFVYQNVVPVLCTNLEGDLSKVRTAIVGGTAIPLGLFLIWNAVILGIIPTPETGSDTFVDPLQLLRSTNEVVGPIVDVFSVLAIATSYIGFVLGLSNFLADLLKLENGENRALPYVLTLVPPLILSLLDPEIFFKALDFAGTYGVLVLFGVLPAAMSWSDRYSGSSETPTLVPGGKVTLSLVTAGSALVILTEILENLGQH is encoded by the exons ATGCTCTCTTCATTTTCAGCTTCTTCCTTGCCCCACATTCGTAAATCTTCCTTTCTTCATGGAAACCCAACACTCATTACCAAAATCAAGAATCCACCTTTTTCTGTTGGGATCTCTGGAGCAGCAAATCTCACTCATCTCTTCATTGATTCTTCTCCGGGGGCATCACTAAAGCGCTTCTCCCAGCAAGAAAAGCAGCAGTTGCTGCAACAAGATGGTGAGGAAGTTCATGAATTCCAGAGGCTGTTTTCCAACCTTAATCAAGCCACATTGAAAAGGGAACCTG GAAGCCTAAGCAGTTCGATTTTCCTCGTTGCTGGCACCACT ATAGGTGCAGGAATACTTGCCATTCCTGCCGTGACACAAGAATCTGGATTCCTGGCATCTGCAGTAACCTGCATCATATGCTGGATTTTTATG GTCACCACTGGACTTCTCATTGCTGAAGTAAATGTGAATACGATGCGTAAGCTTGGTTCTGGTGGTGTTTCTTTG GTATCAATGGCCATGAGAACCCTTGGAAATGCTGGAGTGCAGGTTACCTG CTGGTCCTACATTTTCATCCACTATGCCCTCCTCGTTGCCTATGTGGCTCGTTCCTCAGAAATTCTGACAAATTTCCTCGGCATTCCAAT ATGGGAAACTGCGACACTGTTTTCAATTCTTTTTGGTGGTCTATGCTACTTTGGAAG CCAGGGTATTATTGGAGCAGTGAATGGTGCTCTAGTAATTTGCATTATAGCTTCTTTCGTCGCACTTGTG GTGGTGGCAAGTGGAGACTTACACTGGGATTTTCTTCTAAAAGCCAACTTAGAGGCTGCACCTAAAAGTATACCAATTATAGcactttcttttgtttatcag AATGTAGTTCCCGTTCTCTGTACCAATCTTGAAGGCGACTTATCAAAAGTAAG GACTGCGATTGTTGGGGGCACTGCTATTCCGCTAGGCTTATTTCTAATCTGGAACGCAGTCATTCTTGGTATCATTCCAACTCCTGAAACGGGATCAGATACTTTTGTCGATCCACTACAACTACTGCGCTCAACTAACGAGGTCGTTGGG CCTATAGTTGATGTGTTCTCGGTTCTTGCCATTGCAACTTCTTACATTGGTTTTGTTCTCGGCCTCTCCAACTTCCTTGCTGACT TGCTGAAACTCGAGAATGGGGAGAATAGGGCGCTACCGTATGTCCTTACTCTAGTCCCTCCGTTGATATTGTCTTTGCTAGATCCAGAGATATTTTTCAAAGCATTGGATTTCGCAGGGACTTATGGAG TGCTGGTGTTGTTTGGAGTCCTTCCAGCGGCAATGTCATGGTCGGATAGATACTCGGGGTCATCGGAGACTCCCACATTGGTTCCCGGAGGAAAAGTGACGCTCTCACTGGTAACAGCAGGATCAGCTCTCGTCATTCTCACTGAAATTCTTGAGAATTTGGGCCAACATTGA
- the LOC121753230 gene encoding translation initiation factor eIF-2B subunit gamma-like: MDFQVVVLAGGFSKNLVPLVSKEVPKALLPVANQPVILYVLELLDQNDLKNAIVVVEGESAALLISSWISINFVDRLHVEVIAVPEDVGTAGALRAIDHRLTAKDILVMSGDLVTEIPPGAVAATHRRHDAAVTAMLCPVPVSGLSESGSSSGKDKSKKTSRYNIVSLDPTKQFLLHIAAGAEVDKDVRAQKSILRAVGMMEIRSDLIDTHMYAFKRSALQDVLNQKENFQSLRRDVLPYLVRSQLRSELSSNGVQSDENSNGQNGPQDSKILLSQLLANSSTPNFHEIYALGLAGSAPIRKTHKCCVYVANKSNYCARMNSIQAFTDINRDVVGEASHLSGYTFSAQNNIIHPSAVLGSKTTVGPQCMLGEGSQMGDKSSVKKSVIGRHCRIGSNVKIVNSVVMNHVSIADGCSIQGSIICSNVQIQERAVLKDCQVGAGFVVSAGGEYKGEALAKKEKL, encoded by the exons ATGGATTTCCAAGTTGTTGTGTTAGCAGGCGGGTTTTCGAAGAACCTAGTGCCACTTGTTTCCAAG GAGGTGCCAAAAGCTCTTCTGCCAGTTGCAAACCAGCCAGTTATTTTGTATGTTCTGGAACTGCTTGATCAAAACGACCTCAAAAATGCTATTGTG GTTGTTGAAGGAGAGAGTGCGGCTCTTTTGATCAGTTCCTGGATTTCTATCAATTTTGTTGACCGATTACATGTTGAG GTCATTGCAGTTCCAGAGGATGTTGGTACAGCTGGTGCCCTTAGAGCTATCGATCACCGCTTGACTGCGAAAGATATCTTG GTTATGAGTGGTGATTTGGTAACTGAGATACCACCTGGGGCAGTGGCAGCCACACATAGACGTCATGATGCAGCAGTTACTGCAATGCTTTGTCCAGTTCCTGTTAGTGGGTTGTCAGAATCTGGGTCATCGAGTGGCAAGGACAAATCTAAGAAAACAAGCCGCTATAATATTGTAAGCCTTGATCCGACGAAGCAGTTCTTATTGCATATAGCAGCTG GAGCTGAAGTTGACAAAGATGTTCGAGCTCAAAAGAGCATTCTTCGAGCAGTTGGCATG ATGGAAATTCGTTCTGATCTAATTGATACTCACATGTATGCATTCAAGAG ATCTGCTCTGCAAGATGTTCTAAACCAGAAAGAAAATTTTCAAAGTCTGAGACGCGACGTATTGCCATATCTTGTTAGGTCTCAGTTG AGATCTGAATTATCATCAAATGGAGTGCAATCGGATGAAAATAGCAATGGCCAGAATGGTCCCCAGGACAGTAAAATTCTGCTATCTCAACTTCTGGCTAATTCATCTACACCAAATTTTCATGAAATCTACGCGTTGGGTCTGGCTGGGTCTGCTCCTATCAGGAAAACACATAAATGCTGTGTTTATGTTGCAAACAAGAGCAACTATTGTGCACGGATGAACTCCATTCAAGCTTTTACTGACATAAATCGAGAT GTAGTAGGAGAAGCCAGTCATTTATCAGGCTATACCTTTTCTGCCCAGAAtaacataattcatccatcagCTGTACTTGGATCTAAGACAACG GTGGGACCACAATGCATGCTTGGTGAAGGTTCACAAATGGGCGACAAAAGTAGTGTGAAGAAGTCTGTAATTGGTCGCCATTGTCGGATAGGCTCAAATGTGAAG ATTGTCAACTCTGTTGTTATGAACCATGTTTCCATTGCGGATGGTTGCTCTATTCAAGGGTCTATTATTTGCAGCAATGTACAGATCCAAGAGCGTGCCGTGTTGAAGGATTGCCAG GTAGGAGCAGGTTTCGTAGTGAGTGCAGGGGGTGAATACAAGGGGGAAGCCTTGGCGAAGAAGGAAAAGCTGTAG